One genomic window of Equus caballus isolate H_3958 breed thoroughbred chromosome 6, TB-T2T, whole genome shotgun sequence includes the following:
- the LOC100053416 gene encoding small ribosomal subunit protein eS4, X isoform has translation MARGPKKHLKRLGAPKHWMLDKLTGVFAPRSSTGPHKLRECLPVVIFLRNRLKYALTGDEVKKICMRRFVKIDGKVRTDVTYPAGFMDVISIDKTGENFRLIYDTKGRFAVHRITPEEAKYKLCKVRKTFVGPKGIPHLVTHDARTIRYPDPLIKVNDTIRIDLETGKITDFIKFDAGNVCMVTGGANLGRIGVITNRERYPGSFEVVHVKDANGNSFATRLSNIFVIGKGNKPWISLPRGKGIRLTIAEERDVRLATKQSSG, from the coding sequence ATGGCTCGTGGTCCCAAGAAGCATCTGAAACGTTTAGGGGCTCCGAAGCATTGGATGCTGGATAAACTGACCGGAGTGTTTGCTCCTCGGTCCTCTACCGGTCCCCACAAGCTGAGAGAATGTCTCCCCGTCGTCATTTTCCTGAGAAACAGACTTAAGTATGCCCTGACGGGAGATGAAGTAAAGAAGATCTGCATGCGGCGGTTCGTCAAGATTGATGGCAAGGTGCGCACTGATGTAACCTACCCTGCTGGTTTTATGGACGTCATCAGCATTGACAAGACTGGAGAGAATTTCCGTCTGATCTATGACACCAAGGGTCGCTTCGCTGTTCATCGTATTACGCCTGAAGAGGCCAAGTACAAGTTGTGCAAAGTGAGAAAGACCTTTGTGGGCCCGAAAGGAATCCCTCATCTGGTGACCCATGATGCTCGCACCATCCGCTACCCTGATCCTCTCATCAAGGTGAACGACACCATTCGGATCGACTTGGAGACTGGCAAGATTACTGATTTCATCAAGTTCGACGCTGGGAACGTGTGTATGGTGACCGGAGGTGCTAACCTGGGAAGAATTGGTGTGATCACCAACAGAGAGAGATACCCTGGCTCTTTCGAGGTGGTTCATGTGAAAGATGCCAACGGCAACAGCTTCGCCACCCGGCTCTCCAACATTTTCGTCATTGGCAAAGGCAACAAACCGTGGATTTCCCTTCCCCGTGGAAAGGGCATCCGCCTCACCATTGCTGAAGAGAGAGATGTGAGACTGGCAACCAAACAGAGCAGTGGCTGA